Proteins co-encoded in one Leptospira yasudae genomic window:
- the pbpC gene encoding penicillin-binding protein 1C, producing the protein MLVLSFGIFFFLNGLSAKEVPSYREVRNRYHTSDGTIVDIHGRFLQTIRWNTQERKLAWTEEGEIPETLLMALFLQEDKRFFEHSGVDSLAVLGALKDRFLGNSKRGASTLTMQLAGIFLGTKPGRRSVYDKWEQMNLAREIETTWTKTEILTAYLNLSQFRGELRGLRAASRGLFQKEPSALSDTESILLVSMLPFPGANSSLLTKRSCILAKKIGKEELCLSLESVAKTATGKITGLPSTGGIAYHAAQRIFREESDVSSGNGKVKTTLDFDLQWKITELAKNILDGLKKQNVAETGILVLDNASGAVLAYVGNLPESSSFYVDALASKRQAGSTLKPFLYALAFEKEVLKSNSILEDSPTEWNAVTGIYRPSNYSDVYHGNVPAKYALASSLNIPAIHVLDLVSVGDFVQRLQDLGFSGLKRADFYGSSLALGSADVTLFELTNAYRTLANGGLSSAPAFFPSQARQALQESGQEGNVWTRIYSQSAADTLSEILSNREYRSLSFGLNNHLSTRFFTAVKTGTSQDMRDNWCVGYSKKYTVGVWVGNMDGSPMWDVSGVTGAAPIWNAVMNLLQERDSQGIRPAYEAMENSPVRPITESSSISKILVPGNRTIYAIDPDIPEGRQKLHFSASAFLTGSAWILDGKKIPEAQNKDVFWKPERGFHILSLQDRNGKIIDSVVFEVR; encoded by the coding sequence ATCCTCGTTTTATCCTTCGGTATATTCTTCTTTTTGAATGGATTGTCCGCGAAAGAAGTCCCTTCGTATCGCGAGGTTCGAAATCGGTATCACACCTCGGACGGAACGATCGTAGACATTCACGGACGATTTTTGCAAACGATTCGATGGAACACACAAGAACGAAAGCTCGCATGGACGGAAGAAGGGGAAATCCCCGAAACGCTTTTGATGGCGTTGTTCTTGCAGGAAGATAAACGTTTCTTTGAACATTCCGGCGTGGATTCGCTCGCTGTCTTGGGCGCGCTCAAGGATCGTTTTCTCGGAAATTCAAAACGAGGCGCCAGTACTCTTACGATGCAGCTCGCAGGAATTTTTCTCGGCACCAAACCCGGCCGCAGAAGCGTCTATGACAAATGGGAACAGATGAATCTCGCTCGGGAAATCGAAACGACCTGGACCAAGACGGAAATTCTCACCGCTTATTTAAACCTTTCTCAATTTCGAGGAGAACTTAGAGGATTACGCGCGGCCAGCCGAGGACTTTTCCAGAAAGAACCATCCGCGTTAAGCGACACGGAATCGATCCTCTTGGTTTCAATGCTTCCGTTCCCCGGAGCGAATTCTTCACTCTTGACAAAACGGAGTTGCATTCTCGCCAAAAAAATCGGCAAAGAAGAACTCTGTCTTTCCTTGGAAAGCGTAGCTAAAACAGCCACCGGAAAAATCACCGGACTTCCTTCCACGGGTGGGATCGCGTATCATGCCGCGCAAAGAATCTTTCGAGAAGAATCGGATGTTTCTTCCGGGAACGGAAAGGTCAAAACTACGTTGGATTTTGATCTCCAATGGAAGATCACGGAACTTGCAAAAAACATTCTGGACGGATTAAAAAAACAGAATGTGGCAGAAACGGGAATTCTGGTTTTAGACAATGCGTCCGGCGCCGTGTTGGCCTATGTAGGAAATTTACCGGAAAGTTCTTCCTTTTATGTGGACGCGCTCGCATCGAAACGGCAAGCGGGTTCGACGCTAAAACCTTTTTTATACGCGCTCGCATTCGAAAAGGAAGTATTGAAATCGAATTCGATCTTGGAAGACAGTCCGACGGAATGGAACGCGGTTACGGGAATTTACAGACCTTCCAATTATAGCGATGTTTATCACGGAAACGTTCCGGCAAAGTATGCCTTGGCTTCTTCGTTGAATATTCCTGCGATTCACGTTTTGGATCTTGTGAGCGTTGGAGATTTCGTTCAACGATTGCAGGACCTCGGATTTAGCGGACTCAAACGCGCCGACTTTTACGGTTCTTCTCTTGCTCTGGGAAGCGCGGATGTAACCCTATTCGAATTGACGAACGCGTATCGAACTCTTGCCAATGGGGGTTTGAGTTCCGCGCCCGCATTTTTCCCTTCGCAAGCCAGACAGGCATTACAAGAAAGCGGACAAGAAGGAAACGTATGGACGCGAATCTATTCTCAAAGCGCGGCGGACACGTTATCCGAAATTCTTTCCAATCGGGAATACCGTTCCTTGTCCTTCGGTTTAAACAACCATCTCAGCACGCGATTTTTCACTGCGGTCAAAACCGGTACCTCTCAGGACATGAGAGATAACTGGTGCGTGGGTTATTCCAAAAAATACACGGTGGGAGTTTGGGTCGGAAACATGGACGGAAGTCCTATGTGGGACGTGAGCGGCGTTACCGGTGCGGCTCCGATTTGGAACGCTGTGATGAATCTTTTGCAGGAAAGGGATTCACAAGGAATCCGCCCGGCCTACGAGGCGATGGAGAATTCTCCCGTTCGTCCGATAACGGAGTCTTCTTCGATCTCTAAAATTCTCGTTCCGGGAAACCGAACGATCTACGCGATCGATCCCGATATTCCGGAGGGAAGACAAAAGCTTCATTTCTCGGCATCGGCGTTTCTAACCGGATCGGCTTGGATCTTGGACGGTAAGAAAATTCCGGAAGCGCAGAACAAGGACGTTTTTTGGAAACCGGAACGAGGGTTTCATATTCTTTCCCTCCAAGATCGGAACGGAAAAATCATCGATAGCGTGGTTTTTGAAGTCAGATAG
- a CDS encoding AAA family ATPase — MKPSTETYLLSPALEEAILLAEVTSRPLLLKGEPGTGKSLLAEYLADQRKLPLYTWHIKSITQAKEGLYFYDAVSRLNDSRFSEDSAKVKNIENYIRLGALGEAFALDQKSIVLIDEIDKADIEFPNDLLLELDRMEFFIPEISKRIQAKHRPLTIITSNNEKELPAAFLRRCIFHYIEFPDPEFMKKIILSHYPGVGHTLLIKALEMFYLIRRMDDLKKKPGTSELLDWIQILVHQGAVLKEEVRIPFLGALIKNEEDLRLFRN; from the coding sequence ATGAAACCATCGACAGAAACGTATCTTTTATCTCCGGCCTTGGAAGAAGCGATTCTTCTCGCCGAAGTCACTTCCCGTCCTTTGCTTTTAAAAGGCGAACCCGGAACCGGAAAATCCCTCTTAGCGGAATACCTTGCGGATCAGAGAAAACTTCCGTTATACACCTGGCATATCAAATCCATCACACAAGCAAAGGAAGGATTGTATTTTTACGATGCGGTTTCGCGTCTGAACGATTCCCGGTTTTCGGAAGATTCCGCAAAGGTGAAGAATATCGAGAACTACATTCGACTCGGCGCTCTCGGAGAGGCCTTTGCGCTCGATCAAAAATCGATCGTTCTCATCGACGAAATCGACAAAGCGGACATCGAATTTCCGAACGACCTTCTTTTGGAACTCGATCGTATGGAATTTTTTATTCCCGAAATTTCAAAACGAATCCAAGCAAAACACAGACCTCTTACCATCATCACGTCCAACAACGAAAAGGAATTGCCGGCGGCCTTTTTAAGAAGATGCATTTTTCATTATATAGAATTTCCCGATCCGGAGTTCATGAAAAAGATCATTCTTTCACATTATCCGGGTGTGGGTCATACGCTTCTCATCAAGGCCTTGGAGATGTTCTATCTGATACGGAGAATGGACGATCTCAAGAAAAAACCGGGAACCAGCGAACTACTCGATTGGATTCAGATTTTGGTGCATCAAGGCGCGGTCCTCAAGGAAGAAGTACGAATTCCTTTCCTAGGCGCATTGATCAAAAACGAGGAGGATCTGAGATTATTCAGAAACTGA
- a CDS encoding VWA containing CoxE family protein → MFIPFFYRLKSEGVPVTTGEFLDFLKVVDHYTTHQKAWIDLNELYRFSRACMVKDIKYFDAFDLVFSEIFGEKGALKPEFKEELLEWLNRIFDNPNKLPPSLIPPDQLLDELKKRLDEQKGEHHGGSKWVGTGGSSPFGHGGKNPEGVRVGGEAGNRSAVFQALERRYKEYRTDEQLDVRQIKTALKKLRNLRKEGVSEFHLPKTIDSTCRNAGDIQIEFERSRKNGLKVLLLMDTGGSMTSHAERVNKLFSASHQINHFKEFHYYYFHNIIYDAVYPKANMRTPISLQRIFKKHSDDTKLILIGDAYMAPYELLDSTYGYYHSRFRMDFRLPENPESGLDSLKRIRRHFRDSIWLNPEPMKYWDAPTIHEIGKQIPMYFLSLDGLEKGIKKLLNAL, encoded by the coding sequence ATGTTTATCCCTTTCTTTTACAGACTGAAAAGCGAAGGAGTTCCGGTAACCACGGGAGAATTTCTGGATTTTTTGAAAGTCGTGGATCATTACACCACGCATCAAAAAGCGTGGATCGACCTGAACGAGTTATACCGTTTTTCCAGAGCCTGTATGGTAAAGGACATCAAATACTTCGACGCGTTCGATCTCGTGTTCTCGGAAATCTTCGGGGAAAAGGGCGCTCTCAAGCCCGAATTCAAAGAGGAGCTTCTGGAATGGCTCAATCGGATTTTCGATAATCCGAATAAACTTCCACCTTCCTTGATTCCTCCCGATCAGCTTTTGGACGAACTCAAAAAAAGGCTCGATGAACAAAAAGGGGAGCATCACGGAGGAAGCAAATGGGTCGGAACAGGAGGATCGTCTCCGTTCGGTCACGGAGGGAAAAATCCGGAAGGAGTTCGAGTCGGAGGAGAAGCCGGGAACCGTTCCGCAGTGTTTCAAGCATTAGAAAGACGTTATAAAGAATATAGAACCGACGAGCAGTTGGATGTGCGTCAGATCAAAACAGCGCTTAAAAAACTTCGCAATTTAAGAAAGGAAGGGGTTTCCGAATTCCATCTTCCGAAAACGATCGACTCCACCTGCAGAAACGCGGGAGATATTCAGATAGAATTCGAGCGTTCTCGCAAAAACGGACTTAAGGTTCTGCTTCTGATGGATACGGGAGGAAGTATGACTTCTCACGCGGAACGGGTCAACAAACTCTTTTCTGCGAGTCATCAGATCAATCACTTCAAGGAATTCCACTACTATTACTTTCACAACATCATCTACGACGCGGTGTATCCGAAAGCGAATATGAGAACCCCGATTTCTCTTCAAAGAATCTTTAAAAAACACAGCGACGATACGAAGCTGATTCTGATCGGAGACGCGTATATGGCCCCGTATGAACTGTTGGATTCCACGTACGGATACTATCACAGCCGTTTTCGAATGGACTTTCGGCTTCCCGAAAATCCGGAATCCGGTTTGGATTCCTTAAAAAGAATCCGAAGACATTTCCGGGATTCGATCTGGCTCAACCCGGAACCGATGAAATATTGGGACGCTCCCACCATTCACGAAATCGGAAAACAGATACCGATGTATTTTCTTTCCCTGGACGGTTTGGAAAAGGGAATCAAGAAGTTGTTGAATGCGTTGTAA
- a CDS encoding ketopantoate reductase family protein encodes MDRILVLGAGAIAGLYAGKLAQAGCKIDFWVRSNASHLQEKGFTVQSIPWGNFTYKPNRVLERISPYDLEQYDLVINCLKCLPEIRLETILGKTIPERLPILLLQNGIGIEDPVEILYPNNEILSGLAFVCANRLEEGNVLHLDYGELVIGSWNRSNSSTSHAIVELFSKVGVPANATETIRQARWKKLMWNAPFNPISVLSGGKNTSEILAQPFGRKLVIEIMKEVQKLSEADGATVPMEQISTFIQMTEAMKPYKTSMLLDFEAGRPMELDAILGNAIRIGEKYGLEIPHIHTLYSLLKLKSV; translated from the coding sequence GTGGATCGGATTTTAGTCTTAGGCGCCGGAGCCATCGCCGGTTTGTATGCGGGAAAACTCGCACAAGCGGGTTGTAAGATCGATTTTTGGGTAAGAAGCAATGCTTCCCATCTGCAAGAGAAGGGTTTTACGGTTCAGAGTATTCCCTGGGGAAATTTCACGTATAAGCCGAACCGGGTTTTAGAAAGAATTTCGCCCTATGATCTTGAACAATACGATCTGGTCATCAATTGTTTGAAGTGTTTACCCGAGATTCGACTGGAAACGATTTTAGGAAAAACGATTCCGGAACGTCTTCCGATTCTGCTTTTGCAAAATGGGATCGGCATCGAAGATCCGGTCGAAATTCTTTATCCAAACAATGAAATTCTCAGCGGCTTAGCCTTTGTCTGCGCGAATCGTTTGGAGGAGGGAAACGTTCTTCATCTCGATTACGGGGAATTGGTGATCGGTTCCTGGAATCGAAGCAATTCTTCTACTTCGCATGCGATTGTCGAACTTTTCTCCAAGGTAGGCGTTCCGGCTAACGCGACGGAAACGATCCGTCAGGCCCGTTGGAAAAAGTTGATGTGGAACGCGCCTTTCAATCCGATCAGCGTTCTTTCCGGAGGAAAAAATACTTCCGAAATTCTCGCACAACCTTTCGGTCGAAAACTCGTGATTGAGATCATGAAGGAAGTGCAGAAGCTTTCCGAAGCCGACGGAGCAACGGTTCCGATGGAACAGATTTCGACCTTTATTCAAATGACCGAAGCGATGAAACCTTATAAAACGAGCATGCTTTTGGATTTCGAAGCGGGAAGACCGATGGAGCTGGACGCCATCCTCGGAAACGCGATCCGAATCGGCGAGAAATACGGATTAGAAATTCCTCATATTCATACGCTGTATTCGCTTTTGAAACTGAAGAGCGTTTAG
- a CDS encoding SprT-like domain-containing protein produces MVFAFETRGRTTEESSVLELLRKRTFHFLKVPGGKILEGKRIAVKFYPYANLGSSIRISAGKLEFKIHSSYLSADSGDLEAVVDLLLYKLLKQSIPQELDERIRRFYETQSETKRQKNKNRKRIERSSIANEGLREIMDRLNDTYLRIDLNDLEIFWSKSVSKTRLGHFDPAHRMIVINPILSREIVPAFVLEYIVFHELLHVVFPVTRKNGKNVIHGRDFKTFERKFPDYKRANSWLKSKFYQNMILRT; encoded by the coding sequence GGACGAACCACCGAAGAATCTTCGGTTTTAGAACTTCTTCGTAAAAGGACGTTCCATTTTTTGAAAGTTCCCGGAGGAAAAATCTTAGAAGGAAAACGAATCGCCGTAAAATTCTATCCCTACGCAAATCTAGGAAGTTCGATCCGAATTTCCGCGGGAAAATTAGAATTCAAAATTCATTCTTCCTATTTGAGCGCGGACTCGGGGGATCTGGAAGCGGTAGTCGATTTATTACTTTATAAATTACTCAAGCAATCGATTCCCCAGGAATTGGACGAACGCATTCGGCGGTTCTATGAAACACAATCCGAAACGAAACGGCAAAAAAATAAAAACCGAAAACGAATCGAACGGTCGTCGATCGCAAACGAAGGTTTGCGGGAAATTATGGATCGCCTCAATGATACCTATTTGCGAATCGATTTGAACGATCTGGAAATCTTTTGGAGCAAATCCGTTTCCAAAACAAGACTCGGACATTTCGATCCGGCGCATCGGATGATCGTCATCAATCCGATTCTCTCTCGAGAAATCGTTCCTGCATTCGTATTGGAATACATCGTCTTTCACGAACTTCTTCACGTGGTTTTTCCGGTCACCCGCAAAAACGGAAAAAACGTGATTCACGGAAGGGATTTTAAGACGTTTGAAAGAAAATTTCCGGATTACAAACGAGCGAACTCTTGGCTAAAATCCAAATTCTATCAAAACATGATTTTACGTACTTGA